The sequence ATATTTATCGGGGTCATTCACTGGAGTAATCAAACACCGCCTTCAAGCGCAACCAAAGACGGAGATGATGCAAGTAAACCAACCGCCAAGACACGAGTCTTTCTACCCGCATGCATACATATAGATGGCTGGCTCAAGMACAAGTTTTGGTTTGCATGTGCGCCGCCCCACTTAAATTTCGATAGTTCTTCTGAATCAAGCATAAGTACGAGGGCCACCAACAACACCGAAGCCACGAAAGAAGAGGAACAAGAATCCGCAGATAAGAGGTCTGTTGTGGTGGACGAGGAGGCAAATTTAGACGATGTGTTTGTAGGGACCAACGTGAAGCGGTACATACTAGACATCATGGTACACTTGCGAACGCATCGCTTGACGTATAATGCCAAAGCTGGTGGAGTGTATACGAACTCGCTGGACGACGTGATACTACTGTCCAGATTAATAAGCTTACACAGCGGTAAGATGTTCGTGGCCCCGTCGCATGTCAAGGAAGCGTCGATGTGGTATTTCCCGATGCACTTGGAGCTGGTACGGCGTTCGTCTATGGATAGCTCCCTACTATACGGCAGTGATCCCAACCTAGTAGACGAAATGTTAGAGAAGCTAGGCAAAATAAAGTTCGAGGAAGTTAATGAGTTTGAAAATCCGCTTTTCTTGGAATCTCTTGTAGTGAAAAACGTAATAGGCAAAGTCGTGCCGCCTGTATAGTTTTATTGATATACTTGAAGCATGCGCTAACGAAACTGTATAAGATGATATGCACATACACTGGTTCAGCTTTTTGTTATTACTGCTGATTCGTTTTAACCTTTTGTTAGGGGACagttgattttgaagaaaaaaaagtttttgacACAATTTCAAGGTAAACATAGTACGGAAaagtaaacaaacaaaatcttggccaagaaaaaagatgcTAAGCTACCGCTGGTCATACCGGCAATTTCAGACATGGGACCCGCTCATCATCTGCGACCTACCGCCATAACTTCAAGAAGTGGGGCTACTGCTAATGTATACGTGCATGCGTCTCATCGACTAACACTAACACTAACCACTAACACTAACACTAACATAATTACAGACACAAGAACAGATGTAAAGCCGGCAGCTGGTAGAGCAGACAGACGTATGGTGCCGTTCGGTTCAGCGAATACGATTGCCGTCTCCCCTTTTTTGCGCTGGCCAAGAAAGAGCGCAGTCTGCCCAAATCCTTTCTTAGTGCTACTGTTCCCAAGCTGTCTGATAACCCTTCTCTTCGCAAGAGGGCAGGGCAGAGCAGGACCCCTTGCAGCAAACTATGAATAGCGGTCAACGCCTAAAACAACTTATTAACGCTACGAACAAGCAACTCCGAGCAGACACATGACTTGAAGCATTCCCCTGCAACCACGCTCTCAACGACCGATGtagaagagaagagagTCGCGATCGCGTCCGTGTCCAATTCCCTCACCGCGCCTGCCTTGCGTCGCTACGTCACACATGCAACAATGAAACGATCGGCACCACAGTGAGGCATGGAGCACCGGAAATAGACGGACCTCGGCTCCAGAGTAGCCGAGGTAAACAACCACACAAACCGCCTTAGCTCCGAAGGGCAACTCCGCAGGCACTAGGTGGGGCCCGGCCAAGACCGCGAGGCGTGGTCTGCGCGCGTTTTGAGCCCACAACACCCAGTGCCGTGACCGGATCGGGCCATATGATAGGTTTCCGGCCTTCAAGAATGGCGAACGTAAATAGGAGCATGTCGCCACAGCGGAAATTTCGCGCCTACAAACCAGAGAATCTGGAACCATCCtctttcctctttcttgGATTTCCCCTTTCGTATTATTGCTCTTGTACAAGCACATTTCGGGAACCGTAGACTAAGGCCAAACTAAAACAGGGCCATGTCcaaaaatcagaaaaaaaaaaacaacactCACGAAATCATATATAAACCCTACCTTCCTACACCTTCAACAGTCTATTCTCTTGCAATTCAGTTTCCCCCTTAATTCTTCTTATTCTCTCTTCTATTGTTAGTAGTCAGCAAGAACATATAACTTCATCACACTCGCTACATATCTAAACAAACAATGCAATTCTCTACTGTCGTTTCCGTCGCTTTCGTCGCCTTGGCCAACTTTGTTGCCGCTGAATCTGCTGCCGCCATCTCTCAAATTACTGATGGTCAAATCCAAGCTACCACTGCTACCACCACTGCTCCATCCACCACTGCCGCTCCATCCACCACTGCTGCtccatcttcttcttcccaCGTTGAAACCGTTTCTGCTTCCAGCACCGAAACCATTTCTCAACAAACTGAAAATGGTGCTGCTAAGGCCGCTGTCGGTATGGGTGCCGGTGCTCTAGCTGCCGCTGCTATGTTGTTGTAAGAGAATTACTGATTTTCTGCGATACAATACACggcttctttttttaacttattcaaaaattttcggTTATACTAAGTAAGTGtttgattcctttttaCCTTCGTTAAAGTAATGCTATTATTTACATACAATTTTAagtaattatttttgatatttaaACTGGTTTGATACCCTTAAAAACACTTTCTACATCAGTCCCCTGTGTTCCGTATACTCGCCACCCCTACCTATCTCTTTCTCTTAGTCCATTGAATGCTGCTGCATCCGGCAGGCGGTAAGTCCTCGAGAACACGAACCGCACGTGATCAGGACACTCACTTTTAATTTAGTCTTGGCCATGCAGGATGATTTTCCTTCTCAGCGCGCTTTTAGGTAGACACCATACCATGCACgagcaaagaaaaagaaactagcATGCAGTCTTGTTTCAGAGCGCTCTTGCCGTCAAGAATGTTGGgcatttctctttttctttttccttccctttttttggcCGTCCGTTCTCTGGCCAGAGAGACTAGGAAAGTGCAGATACCACAAGAATGTGCGGCAAGTTAAGCCGGCTGGTTAGTGACGAATTGTTATATGTATTTTCTCCTTCCCCACTTGAATATGCTCTAGTTGTATTTATTTCATAGCGCCGCGTGACCGTAAATGTACCTCATTATGGGCCCAAAAAGTCATTAAGAATTGACTGACAGTCAAACAGGTTGGTCCGTATGCCCAAGTTTTCCAGACACATTGCCGTATCTTGCAAGCGTTGAGCGCCAGCCCACAAAACACACTGGCACGCACACGATCGGGCGACACGCACCGGTAGACTAGCCTTGATATTACGTAAAAGGGAGTATGTAATCTCGACCGCGCTCCAAAAACGTGGGCCCACGTATTGACCTCtacaaagaagatgagGGTGCTGAGCGGACAATAGTGTTTTACGCTGTTTACCTACACAAACTCGGGCAAGCCTTGCTCTATAACAGCGCGGAAACAGGGACAGCAGTAGGGAAAAAGGCCCGCGTTATTCATTTATTGTCCCAAGACCACAATTCTGCATCTCCTGTGCACCACCAGCGCAAACGCCCCACCACTGGCATGCCAttatattcaaagaaaaaaatatgtttcAGTACAAGAATGTGGATGCACAGAACCTACCTCCTACTCCTGTAGGAATTCAAAAACCCGATTTTTTATCAAGTGCGTCAGATGCCAAGGACACGAAAAGGGAAGCAAATGTCCCAAATCGTGACGGGAAACAATGTGGtcaatctttttttaactcTCTGAGAACCccaaaaataaacagtttttttccCACGGCGAGAAAACCAACGACACCTAGCTGCGCGGTTTTGCAGTAGCCAAGATGCCAAACATACGTAATAACTAAAAATAGCCTACCGGTAGCAGCTTCTGGGCGAAAAAGGGCCCCCTCACCCGGTGGTCCACGGGTCCGTCCGCGTCTGGACGTGCAGGTTTGACCCAATGGAGGAAAACCTCTCTGTGAAAACGTCTCGAAGATACcacaaaacaacaacaaaagcaaaaacatGCTGAGAAAATATACGTGCTAGGATCTTTGTACGACATAGTAGCCAACTTGCACCCGCATGTATGACTTGCTGGTCTCTCTTGCACAAAGATTAAATTTTGACTATATAATGTTAGGCCAATCTTGAAATATCTTCCCAATATTCTTTAGCGTTGTTCATGGTTGGaaggtgaaaagaaaaataatcaatCCAACTAATTATATTCATAACAACCTTAAACACACACAACAATGAGATTTTCTACTGCTTTATCTGTCGCTTTGTTAGCCTTGGCCAAGATGGTCGCCGCCGACTCTGAAGAATTCGGTTTGCTAAGTATCCGTTCTGGTTCCGACTTACAATACTTGAGTGTTTACAGTGACAACGGCGCTTTGAAGCTAGGTGGTGGTAGCAACTCTTTAAGCGCTACTGTCACCGATGACGGTAAGTTGAAATTTGACGACGGCAAATACGCTGTTGTCAGTGACGATGGTTCCCTAAAGGAAGGTTCCGAAAGCGACGCTACTACAGGCTTCTCCATCAAAAACAGCTACTTGAACTACAAGACTTCCTCTGGGTTCTATGCTGTCAAAGATGGTTCCTCTTACATATTCTCTTCCAAGCAATCTAGCGACGCTACTGGTATTGCCATCAGACCTACCAGCAAAACCGGTTCAGTCGTTCCAGACTTTTCTCCAAGTGATTCTAATTCCTCCACCTCCACCACAGAATCTGCTTCTacttctgcttcttcttcttccgcTTCTGAATCCACCAAGGTTTCTACAACTGTTTCCACCACCGAATCCACCAAGGCTTCCACCTCCACATCCGCTTCCACTGCTAGTTCTGGCGCTGCTTCTGTCATCTCTCAAATTACCGATGGCCAAATCCAAGCTCCAAAAACCGTTTCTCAACAAACTGAAAATGGTGCCGTCAAGGCTGCCGTCGGAATGGGTGCTGGTGCTTTAGCTGCTGCCGCCGCTATGCTGCTATAAGCCTGGGAAGAAAATCTATATTATCTACTCTGCCCTCCTTTAAGCATTACTTACATTCAAACATAGTTTTCTACGtagtcatcttcatcttctatAACCTAATTTAATACGAGAAAACCAATAACGTACTCTTTTCACTACACTGTATTTATATAACACTCTTTTTGTATGCATCTCATTTCCCCGGTTTacgtgaaaaatttaaacatgtagaaaaaaaaattcacatTCTCTATataaaatagaagaaagaaaagcaaagtAGCATCCCGTATTGAATCTCCCTAAGTACCAAATCACAAGCCTGGAGAGAGCTGAATCCATCGTGCTGAAAAATACCCAATAAGCAAGCAATATCAGGTCATTCTCGATAGAGTCTGCTAGTAAGACTAACCGAACTGTTAAAACTTAAGATTGATTTAGGAGAACAAAAATGTCTGAAAGAAAGGCTATAAACAAGTACTATCCACCGGATTACAACCCGTTGGAGGCTGAAAAGCTGTCCAGGAAGATGTccaaaaaactgaaaaccATGAATAAGAGCCAAGCATCGATTAGATTGATGACGCCATTCAGTATGAGATGTTTAGAATGTAACGAATACATCCCTAAAAGTAGAAAGTTTAACGGTAAGAAGGAACTCCTGAAAGAGAAGTATTTGGACTCTATAAAAATCTACAGGTTAACCATATCATGTCCTCGCTGCGCCAACTCCATTACATTCAGAACGGATCCCGGTACCTCTGATTATGTGATGGAGATCGGAGGTGTGAGAAACTATGTCCCACAGAAGCCCGATGATAATTCTGAACCAAAACCGGCGGCGGAAAGTATAGATGACACACTCCAGCGATTAGTACGAGAGAAGGAAACGGAGCAGAATGAGAAATTGGGCATAAAGGACCAAGCAGACGACAAGATGGATCTGCTGGAGAAACGACTGGCTAAGATTcagcaagaacaagaagatgacgaagaattggaaaatctAAGGAAAAGGAATCTAGAAATGGGACAAAGAGCAGAATTGATAAACCGCAACAACCATTCCCAACAGGAAAAGACAGAGACGTCGCATGAGCTTGACGATCTTGTGGAGCGAGCATTCGATAATCACAGGCAGCATGCTGCCAAGACAGACGATGGCCacgataaaaaaaaggcccCACTGTTCAATCCCCTAGCCATCAAGGGGAGAGtgcaaaagaagaagaagctcTCGCGGACTAATCCATTGGGGATAGTCGTGAAGCGTGGGAACCCGTCTCCCAAGTGATGCTGGGCTTATAACTGGCATTACTGCCTTGTGATGCATGATGCGTGCTTCGTGCTGCTTCTTTTGCCAAATTATCCATCGCTAGTTACGAGGCGTGGTGGGGCCCCTTCGgactttatttttgtttgccGTTGCTTTGCTAAGTTTTCCTATAAGTGAATCAAAACACAGACATACAGAAGAGACCATTGCTTATTGAAGTAAGCTTCCACACATAgaggacgaagaagacaacCATGGTTGAGTATCCTTATAAAGTGCAAACGAAAACGCCGGAACTGCAGTATGAGACCTTCGATGGTGCCAAGTTCGGGTACATGCTTTGGCCCGTCCAGAATGGCACTAACGAGGTCAAAGGTAGAATCTTGCTAGTCCATGGGTTTGGCGAGTACACAAAAATTCAATTCCGTCTTATGGACCACTTGTCCCTCAATGGGTACGAGTCATTCACGTTTGACCAAAGAGGCGCAGGTGTTACATCGCCGGGCAAATTGAAGGGTGTAACAAACGAGTACCAAGTGTTCAATGACCTTGAACATTTTGTGGAGAGAAACTTGAGCGAGTGTAAAGCCAAGGGCATCCCCTTATTCATGTGGGGACACTCCATGGGGGGCGGTATCTGCTTAAACTATGCGTGCCAAGGTAAGCACAAGAACGAAATAAGCGGGTACATTGGTTCAGGGCCGTTAATAATCTTACATCCGCACACTATGTACAGCAAGCCAACCCAAATAGCCGCCCCCTTACTGGCTAAGTTCCTGCCCAAAGTGAGGATTGACACTGGTTTAGACTTGAACGGTATGACGTCCGATAAAGCGTACCGCGATTTCTTGGGTAGCGACCCTATGTCTGTTCCAATGTACGGGTCATTCAGGCAGATCCACGACTTTATGCAACGTGGTGCCAAGCTGTACAAGAACCAGAATAACTATGTCCAGAAGAACTTTGCCAAAAATAAACCCGTCATTGTCATGCACGGCGAAGACGATACCATCAACGACCCCAAGGGGTCCAAGAAGTTCATTCAGGATTGTCCCTCTGACGACAAGGAACTGAAGCTCTACCCAGGTGCAAGACACTCCATTTTCTCGCTAGAGACAGACGAAAACTTCAACACTGTGTTCAATGACTTGAAGCAGTGGCTGGACCAACACACCGCATCCGAGGCTAAACCATAAAGCGCACCAGACGTAATTGGTCAAACACAATATACATACAGAAACGTAATTTTATAGCTCATAGAGGAACTCCACTGATAATTAATGTATGCAGAAATAAattgataaaagaaaaagaaacagctAGCTGACTGCCCTTGTcgaagttaaaaaaaaaatgaaaaacgGCTCCCTTTTCCCCGGAAGGGAAAATCGCATTTTCCGTGCGGCGTTTTCTGAGGGAGACGCCATTGTAGCTAATAAGCTTTGGTAGCCATCTGGGGGAACTTTtgactatttttttcaataatgaaTGTGGTTTGCTGGTGCGAATGGCGCTAAATGCAGAgcaaatttgttttttatttcagcCCACCCTTactgttttgttcttgttgttgttattattgttttgcttGGGTTAGTGCTTCACACGACTGAACGAACAAGTGTGCCTCTACTACGTGACAGGACTCATTACCGCTACCTAAAATGAGGATGGACAAGCCAACAGATAGACCACAATCTGTAAGAGAAACGAATGCTGACTATTCTGGGATTCCGGTGGACGATATGGACTGTTTGAACTTTTTCGAAAGAGGTGTCCAGGACCCATGCTGCGAGGCCTGTGACACTGAAGACGCAGATGATGAACTGAGGGCAAAGCTTAACAGTTTTAATTTCAAGTCGGATTCCACTCCTTGTAGTGGGAAATGTCAACACACACTAAACCCCCTGTGCAAAATCGATGAAATTCAACCGGCCAACTTGGACTTGGCTCCTTCGAGAAACGGTTCGGTATCTGACGCAAATTCAGATGCGAATTCTATTGCATCCTCTATCCATGACTCTAGAGACCCCAAATACGGAGCTATGCCCGGGTTGAGGAAGGCCAAAACTACTTCGTACTTTAcctcctcttcctcctcctccaATAACACCACGATGAGAAACTCACTAAAAAAGTGTAATACAAACATAAATGGTCTTTTGGCGAATGGAAGAAATTCCAGCTCTTCAAGACAATCTATACCAGAGCTTTTTAATGGCGCATATTCCAAAATGAAGGGCAATACATTAATGAAGAACGATACCCCCCGTTTGGATTTATCATCCAATTCACTTGAACATTCCAATACAAGATCGTTCTCGCTACCTAGGTCAAGATCGAGATCCTCCGCCATAGCGATACCAACTCATCTGTATGGCTTGGAGAAGTACGTTTCTCCTGAATTGGACACTTTAACTGCCRATCCTGAAGTCGGCGCtggaaattttttaagCGCAAGGCAGCGTGCGAAttcatcctcttcttcaaacaCTACAGGGGATACCAATCCACCCtcaccaaattcaaataattcATCAATGCTCAATTTCCCTCTAGGTGCAAATACGAATCAATGTAATTTATTAagacagcagcagcaacaacagcagttTGCAAAATCAAGCTTTGGTgctggaagaaaaaaatctttcatCGAAATGTCATTGGCAAATTCATTTGCAGGATAGCATTCTCATCATTCTAGAAATAACTCATTAATAATATCCAACCTTCGTATTTATGTTTCTACTCTATTTCtcatcattttccttttatcatttatatatgtatacatatatcGTGTATCTATTTGTATCATTTGGTTTCCACATTCCATATATTTATCATAGTTCATAgtttttctatatatacatttttcaGATCTTGATACGAAATCgtttagaaaaaaaaatagtgcTTCTCTCTTTTAATACTACAAAGTGCCACATATCATTACAAaagataaataaaaaaaaacaaaaaatgaaacaattttgaatttttgatgtAAAAGAGGTTAGAAGTATCAGTCAAGCCCCCTCGggtccttttttttcttgaaccATCTCGTCAATTTATGAGCACTTTGTTCTTTAGGTACATCTCCATTGGGAGCTCTTCTCATCATCCTCGATAACTTTGTGGGAGAAAACCTATTACCCAAACCacttttatttgaagagcTTGAAGACGAAGGTATCGTTTGGTTATCCTTATCATCGCCATTCAATGATGTCCCGCGTGATGATAATCTGTTCGTACcattaaaaaattcagTACCAATCCCTTCAACAATCAGAAACTTATTATAATGATCTCCAATGTTGTAAAGTTTACTGCTAGCACctcttctgaaaaattttcgtaATTTTATAGAAGACCGATCCATGGAAGGATTGCTTAGCAATTTAAGTACGATAGCATCACCCTCTCGTAATTGCTCATAGTAAATCTTATGTGAAAGTGATATGGAATATTTTCTGTCTTCGAACAGACTACTCGAAGCACATTCGTAATCTGATAATCTTTTTGTGATACGGTCAATCTTGTTGTAGAGTAAATAGCACTCTTGTTCTAGTTCTTTCATCATATATCTCTCCTCCTCCTGTGTCGTGAATGTCGAATTAGGGTTCACGTTATTATTAATACTGCTAACCAAACTATCATGCTTGGGGCCTCCGTCATCACTCTTGAGTAAGTTCATTAAATCGTCTCCAAAAACTTCTGTATTATTTTCAGTTATCCTCTCAAATTCTAACTCTCCAATTTCTGGTTTCGCACCTACTGGTGAATCTAAATCCTTCCTATTTATCGACAAATTTATACTACTGCTCGTAGAAAGACGATCTCCCCCTGTTAAGTCTTGCTTTCCGTTTTCTTCCATCTGGCTATCTTTTAGCATCTTGTTCCCATTTTCTTGACTGAAATTAATGATCAAGTTGACGAGTTCAGTTTCTCTGGAGTTTTTATCAATTAAACAAGGGAGCTGAGGCAAATCATCCAAGATTGCTTGGTCAATGGGCAACTTAGGTCTTGTTATATTGGAACTTAGATTTAGTTTTTTGGAATTGAAAtctagtttcttttgtgtCATCTTATCGATGTATTCCAACAACTCATCACGCCTTTTATCAATAAAATGATTCATACTCATTAACCACGGCTCTTTGTTAGCAAACCGTGTTAATGTAGATAAATTTAGCAGGACTTTGCTTATTAAAGTGaggtttcttcttgatgttTCATTTAGGTTTTCGGAAACATATTTAAATAACTTAGGATTCAATATAACCGGACAGAAAAACCTCAAAAACAGCAATCCAGATATACCGTTTAGAATTATTTGTAAAATGTCTTCGGTACAAATTATCTCTAATTTCTTTCtaaaaatctttaaaaCGTTCCTAATCTCAATGGGTAAGTCATTGCTTGTTGCGTAGagttttttccaaatcttcgTGACCCAGAAGTACAATCTTTTATAATTATCCCCTAAtattttctccttcttgtttccttcttcttttattctAGCAGGATCCAATTCAAATGATTCATTTGATTCGATGATGTCCTTCAAAATACCGCCAAGCGCTTCGTTCAGGTATTCATTGCCTAccctgaaaaaatattgctCAGTCGATTTAGTCAAAATAGAATTACCACGGAATAAACTGTTAAAGATATGCTTTGAatctaaatttttttgatttattcTCGAAACTGTCCCGTCTATCTTGGACAATTCCTTGTCTATAAGAACATTAAACCAATCTTCTATCCGAGATGTAGATTGGAAAATATCCAGAAAAATTACAGATATTTGCATCAATTTATTGTCATTTTccattgatgaagaagatttgtatattaaatttgaaatcatGGATAAGTTCAAATTAGCCAAAAGCTTTTCTAATTTCATAAAATTGGTGGATGGCAAAATaaagttcaaatttgaGGAGAGCTTGATACAGATTGTACCGATCTGGAAATTTTGATTATCAACATCCATGATCGGCAATCTTGTTTCCTTGTTATATCTCGCATCATTTATCATCTCCTGTGTAATTCCGATTTTACCAACCAACCGTAACCGCTTTTTGTTATTAGAGTGGATAGGGTCATGAAATAGCTGCTTGATTTCCAGGTAGGAAGTATCAAGTCTCAACAGTTCGTCAAACTGAAACTCTTCTCTCCAAAATGGATTCGGTGAACCTGGAACCATTGATGTTCTAGCCCATGTATGACCCCAAGTCGTTATGTCAGTGAATATTGACCACGGTGTATTATTCTTATCATTTAAATTTATTGATTGAAAATTAGCCTCCAATATAGAAAGCTTGAAGCTATTCGATATCCTCATACCGTTTGATTTATCTGAGCCGGTAATAGATAAATATTCTGACCTAGCGTATGATTGTAATGCCACGAAACAATCTTCCAAGTCTATCCTTAAAGGGAATTGTATAATAATTTCTTCAGAGATATTACTAGAGTTATTATTACTAGAATTAATACTTTCTATGTGAAAATTTTCGTCATTTAACTGTTTTCGTAAGAGCGGCAATTCACctaaaaacaaacaattgTCATTTTGTAGAACAGAAGAATCTAAGATTCTAATTTCTGATTTTAAAAGTTGGGTAATGTCTATTGAGTAAATTGGAGATCCGTCACTTTGTAAAAGAAGATCTAGTATGCCGTCTGATTTAAAAACGCCCATAGCCGAGAACCAGCCTTTCCCGTTATTATCGTTGTTACTTATGTTAGGCTTATCTAAAGGATTCGTGGCCGGTGGAAGAGTAGTATGTTTTACCATGGGTCCAAAAACATTTAATTTATAGACCAACAAACTTTCTGGCTGCCCCAGTTTCTTTGTGTCATACTCATAAGGAGCCGATATCTGAAACTTGTTGAATATACCATTCGTCTTCATCGAGCTCCACCAAATCAAACACGTCAGCAATCTCTTAAAACTATCCCAGTTCTTGACTCGAAGGTACACTTTGAAATCCTTGCCTGAAGCTTTCACTCGGATTATAAAGTTGCAGTTTGCCTTAACATCTATAAAAGGTGATTGTGTGTCTTTTGTGATCTGTAATTCACACTGTTGTAAATGCTTGATAATGGGTTGGATATTGGCGGAGTCTGCTGTTAATTCATCAATTGAATGAGTTAAGGAGCCCGACTTGGTAATCTGTAGATAGTGGGTCTTCCAATCGTTCAACGAAAGGTCATTGCACCACTGAATCTCACCTTCAAATGTGTTTTTATAACGCTTGATGTTGTACAAAAATTCGTCCAATATGAAATGTAGTCTTTGACTTTGTGCTGGTTCATTGTTTGAACTCATGATATGATACAATTAAGAATGCGAAACACCGCTACGTACGCACAAAGATATCAATTCAATCCGGTGGTTCTGCCTCTTATTTTGCTGTTGTTTCAACTTATCGCGTGTGGCCTTGAATGTTAATATTCTGCTgcctttgtttttgtcGAAAGAGGACGCGATCAAGAATAAATGTCATTAAATACTATTCAATACAGAGATATGTACATGATATAGATAGGTATATGCATGCTATATAGGAAAAACTTGCGGCCAAGATCGAAATCACGATTAGTCGGTAACAGtgaatttaccaaaaatGTTG is a genomic window of Saccharomyces eubayanus strain FM1318 chromosome XI, whole genome shotgun sequence containing:
- the MTC2 gene encoding Mtc2p translates to MTYHSKHHCSCVQRLRYGRERYCQVRVVKTVLVMGDHSLPDFRTCLKFSVTARKSFLCMYRDDVADEKLASPMPSACDIQLKTTIGEMYPAAGMRVTIMNSTTESLDSLATTHIQDFEIVIIPDVNSLSLPDQAKLVRVMRESEISSERAQSGRIFIGVIHWSNQTPPSSATKDGDDASKPTAKTRVFLPACIHIDGWLKXKFWFACAPPHLNFDSSSESSISTRATNNTEATKEEEQESADKRSVVVDEEANLDDVFVGTNVKRYILDIMVHLRTHRLTYNAKAGGVYTNSLDDVILLSRLISLHSGKMFVAPSHVKEASMWYFPMHLELVRRSSMDSSLLYGSDPNLVDEMLEKLGKIKFEEVNEFENPLFLESLVVKNVIGKVVPPV
- the CWP1 gene encoding Cwp1p, coding for MRFSTALSVALLALAKMVAADSEEFGLLSIRSGSDLQYLSVYSDNGALKLGGGSNSLSATVTDDGKLKFDDGKYAVVSDDGSLKEGSESDATTGFSIKNSYLNYKTSSGFYAVKDGSSYIFSSKQSSDATGIAIRPTSKTGSVVPDFSPSDSNSSTSTTESASTSASSSSASESTKVSTTVSTTESTKASTSTSASTASSGAASVISQITDGQIQAPKTVSQQTENGAVKAAVGMGAGALAAAAAMLL
- the YJU2 gene encoding mRNA splicing protein YJU2; its protein translation is MSERKAINKYYPPDYNPLEAEKLSRKMSKKLKTMNKSQASIRLMTPFSMRCLECNEYIPKSRKFNGKKELLKEKYLDSIKIYRLTISCPRCANSITFRTDPGTSDYVMEIGGVRNYVPQKPDDNSEPKPAAESIDDTLQRLVREKETEQNEKLGIKDQADDKMDLLEKRLAKIQQEQEDDEELENLRKRNLEMGQRAELINRNNHSQQEKTETSHELDDLVERAFDNHRQHAAKTDDGHDKKKAPLFNPLAIKGRVQKKKKLSRTNPLGIVVKRGNPSPK
- the YJU3 gene encoding acylglycerol lipase; this encodes MVEYPYKVQTKTPELQYETFDGAKFGYMLWPVQNGTNEVKGRILLVHGFGEYTKIQFRLMDHLSLNGYESFTFDQRGAGVTSPGKLKGVTNEYQVFNDLEHFVERNLSECKAKGIPLFMWGHSMGGGICLNYACQGKHKNEISGYIGSGPLIILHPHTMYSKPTQIAAPLLAKFLPKVRIDTGLDLNGMTSDKAYRDFLGSDPMSVPMYGSFRQIHDFMQRGAKLYKNQNNYVQKNFAKNKPVIVMHGEDDTINDPKGSKKFIQDCPSDDKELKLYPGARHSIFSLETDENFNTVFNDLKQWLDQHTASEAKP
- the MBR1 gene encoding Mbr1p, which gives rise to MRMDKPTDRPQSVRETNADYSGIPVDDMDCLNFFERGVQDPCCEACDTEDADDELRAKLNSFNFKSDSTPCSGKCQHTLNPLCKIDEIQPANLDLAPSRNGSVSDANSDANSIASSIHDSRDPKYGAMPGLRKAKTTSYFTSSSSSSNNTTMRNSLKKCNTNINGLLANGRNSSSSRQSIPELFNGAYSKMKGNTLMKNDTPRLDLSSNSLEHSNTRSFSLPRSRSRSSAIAIPTHLYGLEKYVSPELDTLTABPEVGAGNFLSARQRANSSSSSNTTGDTNPPSPNSNNSSMLNFPLGANTNQCNLLRQQQQQQQFAKSSFGAGRKKSFIEMSLANSFAG
- the BUD2 gene encoding GTPase-activating protein BUD2 is translated as MSSNNEPAQSQRLHFILDEFLYNIKRYKNTFEGEIQWCNDLSLNDWKTHYLQITKSGSLTHSIDELTADSANIQPIIKHLQQCELQITKDTQSPFIDVKANCNFIIRVKASGKDFKVYLRVKNWDSFKRLLTCLIWWSSMKTNGIFNKFQISAPYEYDTKKLGQPESLLVYKLNVFGPMVKHTTLPPATNPLDKPNISNNDNNGKGWFSAMGVFKSDGILDLLLQSDGSPIYSIDITQLLKSEIRILDSSVLQNDNCLFLGELPLLRKQLNDENFHIESINSSNNNSSNISEEIIIQFPLRIDLEDCFVALQSYARSEYLSITGSDKSNGMRISNSFKLSILEANFQSINLNDKNNTPWSIFTDITTWGHTWARTSMVPGSPNPFWREEFQFDELLRLDTSYLEIKQLFHDPIHSNNKKRLRLVGKIGITQEMINDARYNKETRLPIMDVDNQNFQIGTICIKLSSNLNFILPSTNFMKLEKLLANLNLSMISNLIYKSSSSMENDNKLMQISVIFLDIFQSTSRIEDWFNVLIDKELSKIDGTVSRINQKNLDSKHIFNSLFRGNSILTKSTEQYFFRVGNEYLNEALGGILKDIIESNESFELDPARIKEEGNKKEKILGDNYKRLYFWVTKIWKKLYATSNDLPIEIRNVLKIFRKKLEIICTEDILQIILNGISGLLFLRFFCPVILNPKLFKYVSENLNETSRRNLTLISKVLLNLSTLTRFANKEPWLMSMNHFIDKRRDELLEYIDKMTQKKLDFNSKKLNLSSNITRPKLPIDQAILDDLPQLPCLIDKNSRETELVNLIINFSQENGNKMLKDSQMEENGKQDLTGGDRLSTSSSINLSINRKDLDSPVGAKPEIGELEFERITENNTEVFGDDLMNLLKSDDGGPKHDSLVSSINNNVNPNSTFTTQEEERYMMKELEQECYLLYNKIDRITKRLSDYECASSSLFEDRKYSISLSHKIYYEQLREGDAIVLKLLSNPSMDRSSIKLRKFFRRGASSKLYNIGDHYNKFLIVEGIGTEFFNGTNRLSSRGTSLNGDDKDNQTIPSSSSSSNKSGLGNRFSPTKLSRMMRRAPNGDVPKEQSAHKLTRWFKKKKDPRGLD